Genomic DNA from Dermacentor variabilis isolate Ectoservices chromosome 6, ASM5094787v1, whole genome shotgun sequence:
cactttacgagcgcgccttcctgcacacttcaagagcagcattgcattgcaagtgacaaCGGCGTCAACTGAGAAAACTGAGAGCTGAGAAAACGAATTTATTGACAACAGTAAAAGGAAAAAAGAGTACCCTTTTCCTTACTCGTCACGCCTACATAAAATGTattaaaaattttactttcgttGAAATAATCTAGCTGGGCCTCTTTCTAATcaaaaaattcttttttcttccccaACTTTTGTTCCCTCCTAGCATAGtcgcacttcaattgctgctcccGTAAGCACCCTCTCTGATTTTGGCGAAAATTTGTTGTAAACCGCTATTCGCCCGgaacttcgcgacctatttgaatcgtcCTAGGAGGGACTACCTTGGAACTTCTCCTttgacattctttttttgtttcattgaaGTGCAGCACGTGTACAAATGAACATACCCCGTCACTCTAGTTGGCGTGAATGAGCGTAGCAATAGGCATCCGTAGATCAATAGGCATCGTATAATTAAGTAAATCGGTATCGTAGAATGCATCAAACGTGAAGGCTGTGATACTGGTGCAGTTGAAATTGCTCATCGAACATTCTTGTTTTGAATTTTTAAATTGCAGATGACTTCGCTCAGCTTCTACCAATTCCAAGAGGGAACATTCGATGACTTTCTGGAGGCTTTCTTGAAAGGCACTCTCCCTTACGGCTGCTACTTCGAGCACCTGGAGGCCGGTTACTTGCTCAAGGACAAACCGAATGTTCTCTTTCTCACGTACGAAGAACTGCAGAGAGACATACGAGACGCAATACTTCGTTTGGCTAACTTTATCGGGGAACACTACGGGAACCTGATGAAAGAATGTGGCATAGAAGGGGATACGCAATTGGATCACATCGTCCAGAGGAGTAGCGCTGAAAGCATGAGAAAGGTCATGGTGTTCAACCTCGCCGGGCATCCCGACCCGGAGGTTGACAAGCAGTTGAAGAGCCTTGATGTCTCGTCAAGAGTGGGCAACGGAGGAGACACCAAGCGTTATAATTTTGTCAGGAACGCCAAGAGGGGAGAGTGGAAGGAGCGCTTCTCGCCCGAGCAGCTACGACGCATGGAGGACAGCGTCGCGGAAAAGACGAGTTGTTCTAGCATTATTATGGACCTTTGGAGCGACAAACGGGCGGAGGCATTGAGTTTGTGCTGAGTATGAGGTTGCGAACTGCGTGATGCTTCACTAGTGTGCACGAGCGTTTTGCTTCCTGTAATAAAATATTCACAAGTGGGACAGCGATATTATCGATGTCATTATTTGTGTAGCAGTGCGTCACTGTTAACCGTATATTCATAGCGAGAAATGGACATGAAGTGAGATGCAATAACCCGTGAAAAAAAGACTGACCGCATTTCTCCGTGCTGCACTAAAAATGACGTCTGCGCTCATAACCGGGGATTCGCTATGTCATTAAGGGCACGCAAGAAAAACCCTTTTTTAGCATCATTAAGCAAGGGTCTGTGTTGATATGTGTTCTCGACTGAGCAGCCACACGCATGACCTAA
This window encodes:
- the LOC142584245 gene encoding sulfotransferase 1A1-like yields the protein MAPNRLKPYAQIIDGLPRCPFATPESIRNALQFLAQKGDLLQVSFPKSGTHWVQYITQLILNGGKPLDTYEEFTKRAPFIEYHVDAAKHETSAPVRTFCTHLPLRVEKLNPEAKYVYVARNPWDVCVSLYRHMTSLSFYQFQEGTFDDFLEAFLKGTLPYGCYFEHLEAGYLLKDKPNVLFLTYEELQRDIRDAILRLANFIGEHYGNLMKECGIEGDTQLDHIVQRSSAESMRKVMVFNLAGHPDPEVDKQLKSLDVSSRVGNGGDTKRYNFVRNAKRGEWKERFSPEQLRRMEDSVAEKTSCSSIIMDLWSDKRAEALSLC